The Mycolicibacterium flavescens genome has a segment encoding these proteins:
- a CDS encoding Probable conserved membrane protein, translated as MQQTQWSPPVGGIAACAVGGIILASFAVSLITDPPGRLLGGVAGVGLLVFAIFSWRARPKLAIENDALVSRGWFGTRVLPRTEIKVIRITEFRRLARKVRLLEIDTNSGDLIVFTRWDLGTDPLHVLDVLTQTGYAGPGA; from the coding sequence GTGCAGCAAACTCAGTGGAGCCCACCCGTCGGTGGCATCGCCGCGTGCGCCGTAGGCGGAATTATCTTGGCTAGCTTCGCTGTGAGCCTGATCACAGACCCGCCGGGGCGTCTTCTTGGGGGCGTTGCCGGGGTGGGTTTGCTCGTGTTTGCAATCTTCTCGTGGCGGGCACGACCCAAGCTGGCAATCGAAAATGACGCCCTAGTCAGCCGCGGGTGGTTCGGCACCAGAGTTTTGCCACGCACCGAGATCAAAGTGATCCGGATCACCGAGTTCCGCCGGTTGGCCCGCAAAGTCCGGCTTCTTGAGATCGACACCAACAGCGGCGACCTGATCGTGTTCACCCGTTGGGATCTGGGCACCGACCCGCTGCACGTACTCGACGTGCTGACCCAGACCGGCTACGCCGGCCCGGGTGCCTGA
- a CDS encoding Transmembrane domain of uncharacterised function (DUF3566) has product MSSPNEPGRPRGGDSPGGANGSATNQDALGTRSEVPDRAEVPPWQRGPAARTAQPGQRPPEPPRRAPGPGPREGSQGDDGLPPERTAEDQRGNPNNSPNVGGRPNRYMVGGSTPTEEVPARSERPESPRPEAYASELPDLSGPMPRPAQQRKPADRPHPEPGSRPPSAARVQVGARHKGPVRASMQIRRIDPWSTLKVSAVLSVALFFVWMIAVAFLYLVLGGMGVWSKLNTNVGDLLTSAGGGSGGELVSSGTIFGGATLIGLVNIVLLTAMATIGAFIYNLTTDLVGGVEVTLADRD; this is encoded by the coding sequence GTGAGTTCACCGAACGAGCCGGGACGCCCCCGCGGGGGCGACAGTCCAGGCGGCGCCAACGGCTCCGCGACCAACCAGGACGCCCTCGGCACGCGGTCCGAGGTTCCCGACCGCGCCGAGGTGCCGCCATGGCAGCGCGGCCCCGCGGCGCGGACCGCGCAGCCGGGTCAGCGGCCTCCGGAGCCACCGAGGCGGGCTCCTGGGCCGGGCCCGCGCGAGGGTAGCCAGGGCGACGACGGGCTTCCACCCGAGCGGACCGCCGAGGACCAGCGCGGCAATCCGAACAACTCCCCGAATGTCGGTGGCCGACCGAACCGCTACATGGTGGGCGGTTCGACGCCGACCGAAGAGGTGCCGGCGCGCAGCGAGCGGCCCGAGTCACCACGGCCTGAGGCGTACGCCAGCGAGCTACCGGACCTGTCCGGGCCGATGCCGCGCCCGGCGCAGCAGCGCAAGCCCGCCGACCGCCCGCACCCGGAACCGGGAAGCCGGCCCCCGTCCGCCGCCCGCGTCCAGGTCGGCGCGCGGCACAAAGGTCCGGTGCGGGCCAGCATGCAGATCCGCCGGATCGACCCGTGGAGCACGCTGAAGGTGTCGGCGGTGCTGTCGGTCGCGCTGTTTTTCGTGTGGATGATCGCCGTCGCGTTCCTGTACCTCGTGCTCGGCGGGATGGGCGTGTGGAGCAAGCTGAACACCAACGTCGGCGACCTGCTCACCAGCGCGGGCGGTGGTTCCGGCGGTGAGTTGGTGTCCAGCGGAACCATCTTCGGCGGTGCCACGTTGATCGGGCTGGTCAACATCGTGCTGCTGACCGCGATGGCGACCATCGGTGCGTTCATCTACAACCTGACCACGGACTTGGTCGGCGGCGTGGAAGTCACGCTCGCCGACCGGGACTGA
- the ppiA gene encoding peptidyl-prolyl isomerase, whose product MTSPIQTATATLHTNRGDIKIALFGNHAPKTVANFVGLAQGTKDYSGENASGGTSGPFYDGVVFHRIIDGFMIQGGDPTGTGRGGPGYKFEDEFHPELQFDRPYLLAMANAGPGTNGSQFFITVTKTPHLNRKHTIFGEVVDPESQKVVDAIATTATDRSDRPTDPVVVDSITIA is encoded by the coding sequence GTGACGAGCCCCATTCAGACAGCGACCGCGACACTGCACACCAACCGCGGCGACATCAAGATCGCACTCTTCGGTAACCACGCGCCCAAGACCGTGGCCAACTTCGTCGGCCTTGCGCAGGGAACCAAGGACTACAGCGGTGAGAACGCATCGGGCGGCACGTCCGGACCCTTCTACGACGGCGTGGTCTTCCACCGCATCATCGACGGCTTCATGATCCAGGGCGGCGACCCCACCGGTACGGGTCGCGGCGGGCCGGGCTACAAGTTCGAAGACGAGTTCCACCCCGAGTTGCAGTTCGACCGGCCCTACCTGCTGGCCATGGCCAACGCAGGACCCGGCACCAACGGCTCGCAGTTCTTCATCACGGTCACCAAGACCCCGCACCTCAATCGCAAGCACACGATCTTCGGCGAGGTCGTCGACCCGGAATCGCAGAAGGTGGTCGACGCCATCGCGACCACCGCGACCGACCGCAGCGACCGTCCGACCGACCCCGTGGTCGTCGATTCGATCACGATCGCCTGA
- a CDS encoding membrane protein, whose product MPVVCVLAGLLLAATHGVSGGDEIRRSDAPRLVDLVRETQQSVDRLSAERDALVSTVDSHHGGSPGADAALTAITARSARLAAEAGLEPILGPGLVVTLNDAQRDAEGRFPRDATPDDLVVHQQDIDAVLNALWSAGAEGIQMQDQRIIGTSAPRCVGNTLLLNGRTYSPPYVITAIGDAPAMQAALAAAPLVTLYRQYVVRFGLGYSEDPRASVELVGHKEPLRMQFAKPAGPIGY is encoded by the coding sequence GTGCCGGTGGTCTGTGTGCTCGCCGGTCTGCTGCTCGCCGCCACCCACGGTGTCTCCGGCGGCGACGAGATCCGGCGCAGCGATGCCCCGCGTCTGGTCGACCTGGTCCGCGAGACCCAGCAGTCCGTGGACCGGCTCAGCGCAGAACGCGATGCGCTGGTGTCGACCGTCGACAGTCACCACGGGGGCAGCCCGGGCGCGGATGCGGCCCTGACCGCGATCACCGCACGCTCGGCGCGGCTGGCCGCCGAGGCGGGCCTGGAACCGATACTCGGCCCAGGCCTGGTCGTCACGCTCAACGACGCGCAACGCGACGCCGAGGGCCGCTTCCCCCGCGACGCCACCCCCGACGACCTCGTGGTGCACCAGCAGGACATCGACGCCGTGCTGAACGCGTTGTGGAGCGCGGGGGCCGAGGGCATTCAGATGCAGGACCAGCGCATCATCGGCACGTCGGCGCCCAGGTGCGTCGGCAACACCCTGCTGCTCAACGGGCGCACGTACAGTCCGCCCTACGTCATCACCGCGATCGGCGACGCGCCCGCGATGCAGGCGGCGTTGGCGGCTGCTCCCCTTGTCACGCTCTACCGCCAGTACGTGGTGCGGTTCGGCCTGGGTTATTCGGAAGATCCGCGGGCGTCGGTCGAACTGGTCGGCCACAAGGAGCCGCTGCGGATGCAATTCGCCAAGCCCGCGGGACCGATCGGATATTGA
- a CDS encoding Protein of uncharacterised function (DUF2562) yields MSTRTEIRLSPGQRLSRGLKYTAVGPVDVTRGALGLGVNGAQSSAAWVGDRYRRGRIKAQLSEDLAAAQQAIAQELVAAQEAVSQVLQGTAPTRAAKTRQRRRRLVLAAAGVVALAGGAVAFSIVRRSTQPEPSPLPPSVEVTPKP; encoded by the coding sequence ATGAGCACCAGGACCGAGATCCGGTTGAGCCCCGGCCAGCGGTTGAGCCGCGGCCTGAAGTACACGGCGGTCGGGCCGGTCGATGTCACGCGCGGCGCTCTGGGTCTCGGGGTCAACGGTGCACAGTCGTCGGCGGCGTGGGTGGGGGACCGGTATCGCCGGGGCCGCATCAAGGCTCAGCTGAGCGAGGACCTGGCCGCCGCGCAACAGGCGATCGCGCAGGAGCTCGTCGCAGCGCAGGAAGCCGTTTCCCAGGTGTTGCAAGGAACGGCTCCTACGCGTGCGGCCAAGACCCGACAGCGCAGACGCCGGCTGGTGTTGGCGGCGGCCGGTGTCGTCGCGTTGGCCGGGGGAGCGGTGGCGTTCTCGATCGTGCGCCGGTCGACGCAGCCCGAGCCCTCGCCGCTGCCGCCGAGTGTGGAAGTGACGCCGAAACCCTGA
- the trpG gene encoding para-aminobenzoate synthase component II, whose translation MQVLVVDNYDSFVFNLVQYLGQLGVQAQVWRNDDDRLATDADIAKAAADFDGVLLSPGPGTPERAGASIPLVKACATAGTPLLGVCLGHQAIGVAFGGTVDRAPELLHGKTSVVHHTNSGVMQRLPNPFTATRYHSLTILPDTVPDELEVIARTEGGVIMAVRHVGLPIHGVQFHPESILTEGGHRMLANWLSYCGAAPTESLVRQLEDEVSSAIAAGREATTTRSSA comes from the coding sequence ATGCAGGTCCTGGTCGTCGACAACTACGACAGCTTCGTGTTCAACCTAGTGCAGTATCTCGGTCAGCTCGGGGTGCAGGCTCAGGTGTGGCGCAACGACGACGACCGACTGGCCACCGATGCCGATATCGCCAAGGCCGCCGCTGATTTCGACGGAGTGCTGCTGTCCCCCGGCCCCGGCACGCCCGAGCGGGCGGGCGCCTCGATCCCGCTCGTCAAGGCGTGCGCCACGGCCGGTACCCCGCTGCTGGGCGTCTGCCTCGGGCACCAGGCGATCGGGGTCGCGTTCGGCGGCACCGTGGACCGCGCACCCGAACTGCTGCACGGTAAGACCAGCGTCGTCCACCACACGAATTCCGGTGTGATGCAACGGCTTCCGAATCCGTTCACCGCCACCAGGTACCACTCACTGACGATCCTGCCCGACACGGTGCCCGACGAACTCGAGGTCATCGCGCGCACTGAAGGCGGCGTCATCATGGCTGTGCGCCATGTCGGGCTGCCGATCCACGGCGTGCAATTCCATCCCGAGTCGATCCTGACCGAGGGTGGTCACCGGATGCTGGCGAACTGGCTGAGCTACTGCGGCGCCGCGCCCACCGAGTCCCTGGTTCGGCAGCTCGAAGACGAAGTCTCCAGCGCTATCGCCGCGGGCCGGGAAGCGACTACGACGCGAAGCTCAGCGTGA